The Nocardioides humi genome includes a region encoding these proteins:
- a CDS encoding MmcQ/YjbR family DNA-binding protein, translated as MATVDDVRSLGSELERSYEVHVRNRLKFRVGQIVYVAFSLDETVMGFAFPKEERAALVGGEPAKFHLPAESELRFNWVHADLAALEPAEARELVVDAWRMVVPQKLSRAYDLTHPEGPG; from the coding sequence ATGGCGACCGTCGACGACGTCCGGTCCCTCGGCTCGGAGCTGGAGCGCTCGTACGAGGTCCACGTGCGCAACCGGCTGAAGTTCCGCGTCGGCCAGATCGTGTACGTCGCGTTCTCGCTCGACGAGACCGTGATGGGCTTCGCGTTCCCCAAGGAGGAGCGCGCGGCGCTCGTCGGCGGCGAGCCGGCGAAATTCCACCTGCCGGCGGAGTCCGAGCTGCGCTTCAACTGGGTCCACGCCGACCTCGCCGCGCTGGAGCCGGCCGAGGCCCGTGAGCTCGTCGTCGACGCCTGGCGCATGGTCGTCCCCCAGAAGCTGTCCCGCGCCTACGACCTCACCCACCCGGAGGGTCCGGGCTGA
- a CDS encoding flavin monoamine oxidase family protein, with product MDQTQPTVLVVGAGLSGLVAARELQRRGADVVVLESAERVGGRAMAVTTALGSRVDLGGQWIGSDHHRITALAEELGLDTYPMHSKGLPRLVSGGREVRAVSPSVLPAALALAGLEVLTRTGATGRWNDATVDAWLRRVPGRTARRLLEVIALISWTADLDRFSVHAMSELVRRQGGLRTILSTTNGAQDSLLVEGAGTLVERLAAELGSRVLTGQRVIAIARDDDGVTVHTASRELRGARAIVTVPPPVAGRIEHHPPLPPERAALERDTSMGSVYKAIAVYDRPFWRERGSGELLVLDDPGRAVFDTTPPGGPGHLCTLVGGPEARALDDLDPAERRRTLLGPLVAHLGPAVLEPADWQEKAWHRDEHAGGGYVALPAPGTTAGIPPVSHLPAGTVHWAGSETAEDHPGYLEGAIDAGERAAREVAAALGDRISPDPPGG from the coding sequence ATGGATCAGACACAGCCGACCGTCCTCGTCGTCGGCGCGGGCCTCTCCGGCCTGGTCGCGGCCCGGGAGCTGCAGCGGCGGGGCGCCGACGTCGTCGTCCTCGAGTCCGCCGAGCGGGTCGGCGGCCGGGCGATGGCGGTGACCACCGCGCTGGGATCCCGCGTCGACCTCGGCGGGCAGTGGATCGGCAGCGACCACCACCGGATCACCGCGCTGGCGGAGGAGCTGGGCCTCGACACGTACCCGATGCACAGCAAGGGCCTGCCGCGCCTCGTCTCCGGCGGCCGCGAGGTCCGGGCGGTGTCGCCGTCGGTGCTCCCGGCCGCCCTCGCCCTCGCGGGCCTGGAGGTGCTGACCCGCACCGGCGCGACCGGCCGCTGGAACGACGCGACGGTCGACGCGTGGCTGCGCCGGGTCCCCGGTCGTACGGCGCGCCGGCTGCTCGAGGTCATCGCGCTGATCTCCTGGACCGCCGACCTGGACCGCTTCTCGGTGCATGCGATGTCCGAGCTGGTACGACGCCAGGGCGGCCTGCGCACGATCCTGTCGACCACGAACGGCGCGCAGGACTCGCTCCTCGTCGAGGGCGCGGGCACGCTCGTCGAGCGACTCGCCGCCGAGCTGGGCTCCCGGGTGCTGACCGGGCAGCGGGTCATCGCGATCGCCCGCGACGACGACGGCGTCACTGTGCACACCGCCTCGCGGGAGCTCCGCGGCGCGCGGGCGATCGTCACCGTGCCGCCGCCGGTCGCCGGCCGGATCGAGCACCACCCGCCGCTGCCGCCGGAGCGGGCCGCGCTGGAGCGCGACACCTCCATGGGGTCGGTCTACAAGGCGATCGCGGTCTACGACCGGCCGTTCTGGCGGGAGCGGGGGAGCGGCGAGCTGCTCGTGCTCGACGACCCCGGCCGCGCGGTCTTCGACACCACGCCGCCGGGCGGGCCCGGCCACCTGTGCACCCTCGTGGGCGGCCCGGAGGCCCGCGCCCTCGACGACCTGGACCCGGCCGAGCGCCGGCGCACCCTGCTCGGCCCGCTCGTCGCCCACCTCGGGCCGGCGGTCCTCGAGCCGGCGGACTGGCAGGAGAAGGCGTGGCACCGCGACGAGCACGCCGGCGGTGGGTACGTCGCGCTGCCCGCGCCCGGCACCACCGCGGGCATCCCGCCCGTGTCGCACCTGCCCGCGGGCACCGTGCACTGGGCGGGCTCGGAGACGGCGGAGGACCACCCCGGGTACCTCGAGGGGGCGATCGACGCCGGCGAGCGCGCGGCCCGGGAGGTCGCCGCGGCGCTGGGGGACCGGATCAGCCCGGACCCTCCGGGTGGGTGA
- a CDS encoding TetR/AcrR family transcriptional regulator, producing the protein MDGRALRYRHRRAEILAAVLDYLLENGVHGLSFRKLGTAVGVSHVTMRHHFGTKDELLLEVMELIRTREPVPLDLPPTTRPRTSSASCGPGGRSRRTSATTG; encoded by the coding sequence GTGGACGGTCGCGCCCTGCGCTATCGGCACCGGCGGGCCGAGATCCTCGCGGCGGTCCTCGACTACCTGCTGGAGAACGGGGTCCACGGCCTGTCCTTCCGCAAGCTGGGCACCGCCGTGGGCGTCTCCCACGTGACCATGCGCCACCACTTCGGCACCAAGGACGAGCTGCTGCTCGAGGTCATGGAGCTGATCCGGACCCGCGAGCCGGTGCCCCTCGACCTGCCCCCGACGACGCGCCCACGGACGTCGTCCGCAAGCTGTGGGCCTGGTGGACGCAGCCGGAGAACCTCCGCTACTACCGGCTGA
- a CDS encoding SRPBCC family protein produces the protein MSTTPNVPYRLEFSVEVPGTPEQVWQAVATAQGMSAWFLPTELEEREGGALHFTMGPTMGSDGRVTGWDPPRRLVYEEDWAALMGVDPDALSPLRSEFLVEARSGGTCVVRVTSSGFGIGADWEAEFWDELGPNWMPFFDNLRLYLTHFPGQEATQLEATASHAVTAEALWSILYDALGLGAEGTTVEVRGATGTVERLGERQALVRLTDPVPGMLSVFTYPEGEDKAMAGVRAYLFSADAADHVRREEPAWRAWLQALAADADQARD, from the coding sequence ATGAGCACGACCCCGAACGTCCCGTACCGCCTGGAGTTCAGCGTCGAGGTCCCGGGCACCCCGGAGCAGGTGTGGCAGGCCGTCGCCACCGCCCAGGGGATGAGCGCCTGGTTCCTGCCGACCGAGCTGGAGGAGCGCGAGGGCGGCGCGCTGCACTTCACCATGGGCCCCACGATGGGCTCGGACGGCCGGGTCACCGGCTGGGACCCGCCGCGCCGCCTCGTCTACGAGGAGGACTGGGCCGCCCTCATGGGCGTGGACCCGGACGCGCTCAGCCCGCTGCGGTCGGAGTTCCTCGTGGAGGCCCGGTCCGGCGGCACCTGCGTCGTCCGCGTCACCAGCAGCGGCTTCGGCATCGGCGCCGACTGGGAGGCGGAGTTCTGGGACGAGCTGGGGCCCAACTGGATGCCGTTCTTCGACAACCTGCGCCTCTACCTGACCCACTTCCCCGGCCAGGAGGCCACGCAGCTCGAGGCCACCGCCTCCCACGCGGTCACCGCGGAGGCGCTCTGGTCGATCCTGTACGACGCGCTGGGGCTGGGCGCGGAGGGCACGACGGTCGAGGTGCGCGGCGCCACCGGCACGGTCGAGCGGCTCGGCGAGCGGCAGGCGCTGGTCCGGCTCACCGATCCGGTGCCCGGGATGCTCAGCGTCTTCACGTACCCCGAGGGCGAGGACAAGGCGATGGCGGGCGTGCGGGCCTACCTGTTCTCCGCCGACGCGGCGGACCACGTGCGGCGTGAGGAGCCGGCCTGGCGCGCCTGGCTGCAGGCGCTGGCCGCCGACGCGGATCAGGCCCGCGACTGA
- a CDS encoding dienelactone hydrolase family protein: MIRSNDRSEPMAELVLFHHARGLTDGVREFAGSLRAAGHVVHTPDLLDGVVPDSIDAGLALIRELGDEWDRRADRAVADLPEALVYAGFSAGEALAQRLAQTRPGARGALLYESCIPVTGEWALGPWPDGVPVQVHGAEGDEFFAEDLPAARELVDLAGPGLAELFVYPGSGHLFTDSSLPAYDADGAALVLERSTAFLDRLG; encoded by the coding sequence GTGATCCGTTCGAACGACAGGAGTGAACCGATGGCCGAGCTCGTCCTCTTCCACCACGCCCGCGGACTCACCGACGGGGTCCGGGAGTTCGCCGGGAGCCTGCGCGCCGCGGGCCACGTCGTGCACACCCCCGACCTGCTCGACGGCGTGGTCCCCGACAGCATCGACGCGGGCCTCGCGCTGATCCGCGAGCTCGGCGACGAGTGGGACCGACGGGCGGACCGCGCCGTCGCCGACCTCCCCGAGGCCCTGGTGTACGCCGGCTTCTCGGCGGGCGAGGCGCTCGCCCAGCGCCTCGCCCAGACCCGGCCGGGAGCGCGGGGCGCGCTGCTCTACGAGTCCTGCATCCCGGTGACCGGGGAGTGGGCCCTCGGGCCGTGGCCCGACGGCGTGCCGGTGCAGGTGCACGGAGCCGAGGGCGACGAGTTCTTCGCCGAGGACCTGCCCGCGGCCCGCGAGCTGGTCGACCTCGCCGGCCCCGGGCTGGCCGAGCTCTTCGTCTACCCCGGGAGCGGTCACCTGTTCACCGACAGCTCGCTCCCCGCGTACGACGCCGACGGCGCCGCGCTCGTGCTGGAGCGCTCCACGGCCTTCCTCGACCGGCTCGGCTGA
- a CDS encoding helix-turn-helix transcriptional regulator, translated as MAVVSPASRALRVLELLQEHPGITAARLAAELGVTPRAARRYVAMLRDADIEVQSVRGPYGGYRLGRGIRLPPLVFSATEALGLVMAVLDGSRPGDEEDPVGAALAKLVRALPEHVGAPAATVLRHASAAPSRAPRPDPARTIALATAVADRQRVRIGYRSRADAAWEEEVEPWAVVVRHGLWYLLCHSLRADAVRTYRIDRVVSVTTCDAAFEPPPGLDPVPLLEEHLGSGREFETRVVFAAPYAEVAPRIAPPMGRLESLDEDHCLLLGTTSNPAMVAGEWLSALPFSFRVEGGPELRAAVGALADRMAAAVRTAR; from the coding sequence GTGGCCGTCGTCAGTCCCGCCTCGCGGGCGCTCCGGGTGCTGGAGCTGCTCCAGGAGCACCCCGGCATCACCGCCGCACGCCTCGCCGCCGAGCTCGGCGTCACCCCGCGCGCGGCCCGGCGGTACGTCGCGATGCTGCGCGACGCCGACATCGAGGTGCAGTCGGTGCGGGGCCCGTACGGCGGCTACCGGCTGGGCCGCGGGATCCGGCTGCCGCCCCTCGTCTTCAGCGCCACCGAGGCGCTCGGCCTGGTGATGGCCGTGCTCGACGGCAGCCGTCCCGGGGACGAGGAGGACCCGGTCGGAGCCGCGTTGGCCAAGCTGGTCCGGGCGCTGCCCGAGCACGTCGGCGCTCCCGCGGCGACCGTGCTGCGGCACGCCTCCGCGGCCCCGTCCCGCGCCCCGCGACCCGATCCCGCGCGCACCATCGCGCTCGCCACCGCCGTCGCGGACCGGCAGCGCGTGCGGATCGGCTACCGCAGCCGGGCCGACGCCGCGTGGGAGGAGGAGGTGGAGCCGTGGGCCGTCGTCGTACGCCACGGCCTGTGGTACCTCCTGTGCCACTCCCTCCGCGCCGACGCGGTGCGCACCTACCGGATCGACCGGGTCGTCTCCGTGACGACGTGCGACGCCGCCTTCGAGCCGCCACCCGGGCTCGATCCGGTGCCGCTGCTGGAGGAGCACCTCGGCTCGGGACGGGAGTTCGAGACCAGGGTCGTCTTCGCCGCGCCGTACGCCGAGGTGGCCCCGCGCATCGCGCCGCCGATGGGCCGCCTCGAGTCCCTGGACGAGGATCACTGCCTGCTTCTCGGCACGACGAGCAACCCCGCGATGGTCGCCGGCGAGTGGCTCTCGGCGCTGCCCTTCTCCTTCCGGGTCGAGGGCGGGCCCGAGCTCCGGGCCGCCGTCGGCGCGCTCGCCGACCGGATGGCGGCGGCGGTGCGGACGGCCCGATGA
- a CDS encoding alpha/beta fold hydrolase produces the protein MYPTTVEANGVTLGIEQLGDPAAPLVLCVGGPTMLSWPDRLCAALARGAHRVVRYDLRDAGASLTLDPDAPSYTLRDLAADAAALARELDDRPAHLAGIGVGGMVAQVAALDHPDAFCALTLAGTRPVAPGPVDDDLPDHDAATMERLFGRPMPDWSDREAVTDFAADGAAILGDDPAAARAAAARIWDRTPGTAPAVQLANQLGMVFSRLDCGPRWRERLPGLAMPTLVVHGRRDPFFPVGNGEALAREIPGARLLVLEGASTRIPDAAAEEVATAMQALDRPPPEPDDGSRTGQAGQDPDPAEQRREADLAGGVPDQRDRERGGDAEDQHHGRRRPGPALPVDGPDGEAPADGAERTEDGQDDQPRRHRGVDPRVGVLRVAGPDVIAQHRPGQEGRDGRGDGQREAGVHQG, from the coding sequence ATGTATCCCACGACGGTCGAGGCGAACGGCGTCACGCTCGGGATCGAGCAGCTCGGCGACCCGGCGGCGCCACTGGTGCTGTGCGTGGGCGGCCCGACCATGCTCTCCTGGCCCGACCGGCTCTGCGCGGCCCTCGCGCGGGGCGCGCACCGCGTCGTCCGGTACGACCTGCGCGACGCGGGCGCGTCGCTCACCCTCGATCCCGACGCGCCGTCGTACACGCTGCGGGACCTGGCCGCCGACGCGGCGGCGCTCGCCCGCGAGCTCGACGACCGTCCCGCACACCTGGCGGGCATCGGCGTCGGCGGCATGGTCGCCCAGGTCGCCGCGCTCGACCACCCGGACGCGTTCTGCGCGCTCACCCTCGCCGGGACGCGGCCCGTCGCCCCGGGTCCGGTCGACGACGACCTGCCCGACCATGACGCGGCCACGATGGAGCGGCTGTTCGGGCGCCCGATGCCGGACTGGTCCGACCGCGAGGCCGTGACGGACTTCGCCGCCGACGGCGCGGCGATCCTCGGCGACGATCCCGCCGCCGCCCGCGCAGCCGCCGCCCGCATCTGGGACCGTACGCCGGGCACCGCCCCCGCGGTGCAGCTGGCCAACCAGCTGGGCATGGTGTTCTCCCGTCTCGACTGCGGTCCGCGCTGGCGCGAGCGGCTGCCCGGGCTCGCCATGCCGACGCTGGTCGTGCACGGTCGCCGCGACCCGTTCTTCCCCGTCGGCAACGGCGAGGCGCTCGCGCGCGAGATCCCCGGCGCGCGCCTACTCGTCCTCGAAGGGGCCTCGACGAGGATCCCCGACGCGGCCGCCGAGGAGGTCGCGACGGCGATGCAGGCCCTAGACCGACCCCCTCCAGAGCCGGACGACGGCAGCCGCACCGGCCAGGCAGGGCAGGATCCCGATCCAGCCGAACAGCGGCGCGAGGCCGACCTCGCCGGAGGTGTCCCTGACCAGCGCGACCGTGAGCGCGGCGGCGATGCCGAGGATCAGCATCACGGTCGCCGTCGGCCTGGCCCAGCGCTGCCTGTGGACGGCCCAGATGGAGAGGCCCCAGCCGACGGCGCCGAGCGCACCGAGGACGGCCAGGATGACCAGCCACGCCGTCACCGCGGTGTCGACCCGCGCGTCGGAGTACTCCGGGTAGCCGGCCCGGACGTGATCGCCCAGCACCGGCCGGGCCAGGAAGGGCGCGACGGCCGCGGCGACGGTCAGCGCGAGGCCGGCGTACATCAGGGCTAG
- a CDS encoding MFS transporter: MLGGVLATAGVGLLVLGIVRSDQIGWATATTWATILAGLALLAGFGYVEARTAAEPLLRLGLLRSRSIAGSNAFNLLVGAAMASAFYFMSLYLQVVLGHGPARTGLEFLPFALGVVLGSMLAIRLGYRVGPRALLVTGALLTAIGFGWFARVDAEGTFLADVLVPSLVASVGFGISLATVVRTATAEVAPAESGVVSGLLNSSRQIGAALGLAALGAAAAHRTGGRADPGSLADGYGWGLLLSALVLVAAAAIAHLVLPETSAAGGDVVEDGVLTAKESR; this comes from the coding sequence GTGCTGGGCGGCGTACTGGCCACCGCCGGCGTCGGCCTGCTGGTGCTCGGCATCGTGCGGTCCGACCAGATCGGCTGGGCCACGGCGACGACCTGGGCGACGATCCTCGCGGGCCTCGCCCTGCTCGCCGGGTTCGGGTACGTCGAGGCCCGCACCGCCGCGGAGCCGCTGCTCCGCCTCGGCCTCCTCCGGTCCCGCTCGATCGCCGGATCGAACGCGTTCAACCTGCTCGTCGGCGCGGCGATGGCGTCGGCGTTCTACTTCATGTCGCTCTACCTGCAGGTCGTGCTGGGGCATGGCCCGGCGCGCACCGGCCTCGAGTTCCTGCCGTTCGCCCTCGGCGTCGTGCTCGGGTCGATGCTCGCGATCCGGCTCGGCTACCGCGTCGGACCGCGGGCACTGCTCGTCACCGGAGCGCTGCTCACGGCGATCGGCTTCGGCTGGTTCGCCCGGGTCGACGCCGAGGGGACCTTCCTCGCCGACGTCCTCGTCCCCTCGCTCGTCGCCAGCGTCGGCTTCGGCATCAGCCTGGCCACCGTCGTACGCACGGCCACGGCGGAGGTCGCGCCGGCGGAGTCCGGTGTCGTCTCCGGGCTGCTCAACAGCTCCCGCCAGATCGGCGCCGCCCTCGGCCTGGCCGCCCTCGGCGCCGCGGCCGCCCACCGCACCGGCGGCCGCGCGGACCCGGGCTCGCTGGCCGACGGCTACGGATGGGGACTGCTGCTCAGCGCGCTGGTGCTGGTCGCGGCGGCCGCGATCGCCCACCTGGTCCTGCCCGAGACGTCCGCGGCCGGCGGTGACGTCGTCGAGGACGGAGTCCTGACCGCGAAGGAGAGCCGATGA
- a CDS encoding TetR/AcrR family transcriptional regulator yields the protein MPAAKPTPTRGRTGRPPRTSRAEVLAAARLIIERDGWEKLTVRRIAGEIGVSAMTIYHHVDDRGDLLVQLVNDHLTQLPRPDLPDDPRDRIVAAGIAGHDALAAHPWIAEVVTTDGFLSRLDDAAIWLVEAVVSGAAQAGCTPEQSILVFRNIWYYTVGEILVRANTRARRADTDAAAPAVIFARPDPSISKHDPARLPGLAAVSEQWVEVSARDTFADGLEALVDGLLAQAARRRQR from the coding sequence GTGCCCGCAGCGAAGCCGACGCCGACACGGGGCCGGACCGGCCGGCCGCCCCGAACCTCCCGCGCCGAGGTGCTCGCGGCGGCCCGGCTGATCATCGAGCGGGACGGCTGGGAGAAGCTGACCGTACGCCGCATCGCCGGCGAGATCGGCGTGAGCGCGATGACGATCTACCACCACGTCGACGACCGCGGCGACCTGCTGGTCCAGCTGGTCAACGACCACCTCACCCAGCTCCCCCGCCCCGACCTTCCCGACGACCCGCGGGACCGGATCGTCGCCGCCGGCATCGCCGGCCACGACGCCCTCGCCGCGCACCCCTGGATCGCCGAGGTCGTCACCACCGACGGCTTCCTCAGCCGACTCGACGACGCGGCCATCTGGCTCGTCGAGGCCGTCGTCAGCGGGGCCGCCCAGGCGGGCTGCACCCCCGAGCAGTCGATCCTCGTCTTCCGCAACATCTGGTACTACACGGTCGGCGAGATCCTGGTCCGCGCCAACACCCGCGCCCGGCGCGCCGACACCGACGCCGCGGCCCCCGCCGTCATCTTCGCCCGCCCCGACCCGTCGATCAGCAAGCACGACCCGGCCCGGCTGCCCGGCCTGGCCGCCGTGAGCGAGCAGTGGGTGGAGGTCTCCGCACGCGACACCTTCGCCGACGGGCTCGAGGCCCTCGTCGACGGGCTCCTCGCCCAGGCGGCGCGCCGGCGCCAGCGCTGA
- a CDS encoding oxidoreductase — MTTEMTPDPTTTAAGAAGTWQLGDRTVNRLGFGAMRLTGMPWDPAPRDRETAIAVLRRAVELGVDHIDTAAFYFLPTRSSNELISTALQPYADDLVIVTKVGPSRSRAGGFEEYARPGQLRTQVEENLRQLGRDQLDVVNLRWGAGLGKDEGSIADHLGALAELRDVGLIRHLGVSNVTAEQLTEALALTPIVCVQNRYGLTERADDTILDLCARHGVAFVPFFAMGAGVPGAVPGAEVDRTGESVIAEIADQVGATPAQVRLAWTLHRGPHVLAIPGTGSLDHLEQNVAAAGIELGPDALARLDAIGAHDGPPMTARP, encoded by the coding sequence ATGACCACTGAGATGACCCCAGACCCGACCACGACCGCCGCCGGTGCTGCCGGCACCTGGCAGCTCGGCGACCGCACGGTCAACCGCCTCGGCTTCGGCGCGATGCGCCTGACCGGCATGCCGTGGGACCCCGCTCCCCGCGACCGCGAGACGGCGATCGCGGTCCTCCGCCGCGCGGTCGAGCTCGGCGTCGACCACATCGACACCGCCGCGTTCTACTTCCTGCCGACCCGATCGTCCAACGAGCTGATCAGCACCGCGCTGCAGCCGTACGCCGACGACCTGGTCATCGTCACCAAGGTCGGCCCGAGCCGCTCCCGGGCCGGCGGGTTCGAGGAGTACGCACGGCCGGGCCAGCTCCGCACGCAGGTCGAGGAGAACCTCCGCCAGCTCGGCCGCGACCAGCTCGACGTCGTCAACCTGCGCTGGGGCGCGGGGCTCGGCAAGGACGAGGGGTCCATCGCCGACCACCTGGGTGCCCTCGCGGAGCTCCGCGATGTGGGGCTGATCCGGCACCTCGGCGTCTCCAATGTCACCGCCGAGCAGCTCACCGAGGCGCTCGCGCTCACCCCGATCGTCTGCGTCCAGAACCGGTACGGACTCACCGAGCGGGCCGACGACACCATCCTCGACCTGTGCGCCCGCCACGGCGTTGCCTTCGTCCCCTTCTTCGCGATGGGTGCGGGCGTGCCGGGCGCGGTCCCCGGCGCCGAGGTCGACCGGACCGGGGAGAGCGTGATCGCCGAGATCGCCGACCAGGTCGGCGCCACCCCCGCCCAGGTACGCCTCGCCTGGACGCTCCACCGCGGACCGCACGTCCTCGCCATCCCCGGCACCGGCAGCCTCGACCATCTCGAGCAGAACGTCGCGGCCGCCGGGATCGAGCTCGGCCCCGATGCGCTCGCCCGGCTGGACGCGATCGGCGCCCATGACGGCCCGCCCATGACGGCCCGCCCATGA
- a CDS encoding response regulator transcription factor, producing MSAAPAVVVVRNEEELIARAGHLLATASDVVFAAADLRSWSALRGTTVGVQPPAEVRLRKLYRPHVVLDPAAARQLHEACERHGAQVRITPDELSETVILDGRMAIIAGDVRRGQRSYSVLTQPDVVQGVLALFEVAWRTATDLAVYDAQIAEARRVAPQLLDLLGQGIKDETAARMLGLGVRTYRRRVAELMEALGAESRFQAGVRARELGLV from the coding sequence ATGAGTGCTGCTCCGGCCGTCGTCGTGGTCAGGAACGAGGAGGAACTGATCGCGCGGGCCGGCCATCTGCTGGCGACCGCCTCGGACGTCGTCTTCGCCGCCGCCGACCTGCGGAGCTGGAGCGCGCTGCGGGGCACGACCGTGGGCGTCCAGCCGCCGGCGGAGGTTCGGCTGCGGAAGCTCTACCGGCCCCACGTCGTCCTCGACCCGGCCGCGGCGCGTCAGCTGCACGAGGCGTGCGAGCGCCACGGCGCCCAGGTCCGGATCACGCCCGACGAGCTCAGCGAGACCGTCATCCTCGACGGCCGGATGGCGATCATCGCCGGCGACGTCCGGCGGGGGCAGCGCAGCTACAGCGTGCTCACCCAGCCCGACGTCGTACAGGGGGTGCTCGCGCTCTTCGAGGTCGCCTGGCGGACCGCCACCGACCTGGCGGTGTACGACGCGCAGATCGCCGAGGCCCGCCGAGTCGCGCCGCAGCTCCTCGACCTGCTCGGGCAGGGGATCAAGGACGAGACCGCCGCCCGGATGCTCGGCCTCGGCGTGCGCACCTACCGCCGCCGGGTGGCGGAGCTGATGGAGGCACTCGGCGCCGAGTCGCGCTTCCAGGCCGGCGTACGGGCGCGGGAGCTCGGGCTGGTCTGA
- a CDS encoding dihydrofolate reductase family protein, with product MRRLTFGMNMSLDGYIAAPGDDLGWSAPGDELFQWWSDRVGATGLALYGRRLWETMSSHWPTADQQPGATPAHIEYARRWRGMPKVVFSSTIGAVDGNARLVTGDAVTEITRLKAEDGGPMDIAGATLAAAAMRAGLIDEYAIVTHPVLVGGGTPFFTALDSWVSLDLVETRAFPDGVLLTRYETRR from the coding sequence GTGCGGAGACTGACCTTCGGGATGAACATGAGCCTGGACGGCTACATCGCCGCGCCCGGCGACGACCTCGGCTGGAGCGCGCCGGGCGACGAGCTGTTCCAATGGTGGTCCGACCGGGTCGGAGCGACGGGCCTGGCGCTGTACGGGCGCCGGCTGTGGGAGACGATGAGCTCCCACTGGCCCACCGCCGACCAGCAGCCCGGCGCCACCCCCGCGCACATCGAGTACGCCCGCCGCTGGCGGGGCATGCCGAAGGTCGTCTTCTCCTCGACGATCGGCGCCGTCGACGGGAACGCCCGCCTGGTCACCGGCGACGCGGTCACCGAGATCACCCGCCTCAAGGCCGAGGACGGCGGCCCCATGGACATCGCCGGCGCCACTCTCGCCGCCGCGGCCATGCGGGCCGGCCTGATCGACGAGTACGCGATCGTCACCCACCCGGTCCTGGTCGGCGGCGGCACGCCGTTCTTCACGGCCCTGGACAGCTGGGTGAGCCTCGACCTGGTCGAGACCCGGGCCTTTCCCGACGGCGTACTGCTGACGAGGTACGAGACCAGGCGCTGA